In the Herpetosiphonaceae bacterium genome, TTGGCTTCGACGGCCTGGCGGGCAAAGTCGAGCACCACATTCGAGTCGCTGATCTGCCGCAGCCCTCTGGCGTCGACAATCGCGGCGGGGGCGGTGCCGGTGCGGAAGCTTTCTTCAAAGACCTGCTTGGCCGTGGTGCCGTTGATCGTGCCGCTCTTGAGCAGGCTCAGCAGCTCGCCGATAAATTCGGGACGAAGCCGCGCCGCAGCAGCGCCGATCGTTTCACCTCCGTCGTTGAGCAGCCGGAACAGCTCGCCGATAATCCAGTTGCCGACTGACTTCGGCGTGTGTTCTTTGGCGGCGGTGACAGCCGTCTCGAAATAGTCCGCGACCGCGCGCTCGCCGGTCAGCAGCAGCGCGTCCTGCGTGGATAGCTGGTAGTCGGCCTCGAAGCGTCGTCGCCGCGCATCCGGCAGCTCGATCAGCTCGGCGCGGCGCTGCTCGACCCACGCCTCATCGAGCGCCAGCGGCGGCAGATCGGGATCGGGGAAGTAGCGATAGTCGTGGGCGAACTCCTTTGAGCGCTGGCCGAGCGTGATGCCCTGATCTTCATCCCATCCGCGCGTTTCCTGCTGGAGCGTGCCGCCGCCGACCAGCACCTGCGTCTGGCGCTCGATCTCGTAGATCAGCGCGCGCTCGACGGAGCGGATCGAGTTGAGGTTTTTGATCTCGATCTTAGTGCCGAAGGTGGCGCTGCCTTTAGGCCGTACCGATACATTGACATCGAAGCGCATCGCGCCTTCGTCGAGGTTGCCGCTGTTCACGCCGATCCAGACCAGCATCTGGCGCATCCTGGCGCAGTACAGCTTCGCTTCCTCCGGCGACGCAATATCCGGCTCGCTGACGATCTCCATCAGCGGCACGCCCGATCGGTTATAGTCCACCAGCGAGCCGCTCTCGGCGTGGGTCAGCTTGCCGGTGTCTTCTTCCATATGCGCGCGCGTAATGCCGATGCGCTTGGCACCGCTCGCCGTTTCGATCTCCAGCCAGCCCTCGACGCAGATCGGATGGTCGTACTGGCTGCGCTGGTAGGATGATGGCAAGTCGACATAAAAATAGTTCTTGCGATCGAAGAACGTGTCGTGGTTGACCCGGCAGTTGAGCGCGAGGCCGGTCATGCCGATCAGCTCCACCGCGCGCTGGTTGATCACTGGCAGCGCGCCGGGCAGGCCAAGACATACCGGGCAGACATGCGTATTAGGAGCGGCGTTCGCGTAGTCGGCGCTACAGCCACAGAACATTTTCGAGTCGGTCAAGACTTGGGCGTGAACTTCCAGCCCGATGACCGCTTCATACTCCATAGTTGCCTCCATAGCTGGGCGGAATTATAGCATAGCGGCAATAGGAACAAAGAACAGAGAACAAAGG is a window encoding:
- the gatB gene encoding Asp-tRNA(Asn)/Glu-tRNA(Gln) amidotransferase subunit GatB → MEYEAVIGLEVHAQVLTDSKMFCGCSADYANAAPNTHVCPVCLGLPGALPVINQRAVELIGMTGLALNCRVNHDTFFDRKNYFYVDLPSSYQRSQYDHPICVEGWLEIETASGAKRIGITRAHMEEDTGKLTHAESGSLVDYNRSGVPLMEIVSEPDIASPEEAKLYCARMRQMLVWIGVNSGNLDEGAMRFDVNVSVRPKGSATFGTKIEIKNLNSIRSVERALIYEIERQTQVLVGGGTLQQETRGWDEDQGITLGQRSKEFAHDYRYFPDPDLPPLALDEAWVEQRRAELIELPDARRRRFEADYQLSTQDALLLTGERAVADYFETAVTAAKEHTPKSVGNWIIGELFRLLNDGGETIGAAAARLRPEFIGELLSLLKSGTINGTTAKQVFEESFRTGTAPAAIVDARGLRQISDSNVVLDFARQAVEANPKVVGDYRSGKIQAIKFLVGQVMKLSKGQANPQLAEQALHEVLDN